A region from the Triticum aestivum cultivar Chinese Spring chromosome 3D, IWGSC CS RefSeq v2.1, whole genome shotgun sequence genome encodes:
- the LOC123076306 gene encoding uncharacterized protein produces the protein MESVCGIRLGHGQVRAQEATTQARKTEKEREKERKKKAKQEMGCGGGGDADEGDEAKGKEDALASSRLLDPEFKPSKLSQDQLDKFKELHKKWLQIKEKTKSKGKPKGRTGANTNVANDSKFNNKDKSIDSAAIDVQHTTSTTGAQANLAPSLPLRNKRKLHWGLDVKERWERKANM, from the exons atggagtccgtctgcggcattcggctcgGGCATGGTCAG GTACGAGCCCAGGAAGCGACAACACAAGCAAGGAAGacagaaaaagaaagagagaaagaaagaaagaaaaaggcaaagcaAGAGATGGGGTGCGGAGGCGGAggagatgctgacgaaggcgacgaGGCGAAGGGAAAGGAGGATGCGCTCGCATCCAGTAGGCTCCTCGATCCGGAATTCAAGCCCTCCAAGCTGTCCCAAGATCAGCTCGACAAGTTTAAG GAATTGCACAAGAAATGGCTACAaataaaggaaaaaacaaaatccAAAGGAAAACCTAAAG GAAGAACTGGGGCGAATACAAATGTAGCCAATGATTCTAAATTTAATAATAAGGATAAATCAATTGATAGTGCCGCAATAGATGTACAGCATACAACATCAACTACAGGAGCCCAAGCG AATCTTGCACCGTCCCTGCCCTTGAGGAACAAAAGGAAGTTGCATTGGGG GCTTGATGTTAAAGAACGGTGGGAGAGGAAAGCAAACATGTGA